Proteins from one Setaria italica strain Yugu1 chromosome V, Setaria_italica_v2.0, whole genome shotgun sequence genomic window:
- the LOC101757591 gene encoding internal alternative NAD(P)H-ubiquinone oxidoreductase A1, mitochondrial, with protein MRSLKSSHFSLWLSRSTPLAPAMAASSLLRSLTRHARGASAYRHLPWSPFSTTTAAAAGARDEARKGFPGLGPTAKGEKARVVVLGTGWAGSRLMKDLDTSGYDVVCVAPRNHMVFTPLLASTCVGTLEFRSVAEPLARIQPAVSKSPGSYFFLARCTGVDPDAHTIDCETVTDGEKDTLEPWKFKVAYDKLVFASGAEASTFGIKGVTEHAIFLREVHHAQEIRRRLLLNLMLSDVPGLSEEEKRRLLHCVVVGGGPTGVEFSGELSDFIMRDVKQRYSHVKDYIHVTLIEANEILSSFDVRLRQYATNQLIKSGVRLVQGIVKDVQPNKLILDNGEEVPYGLLVWSTGVGASPFVKSLPFPKSPGGRIGVDEWLRVPSVRDVYAIGDCSGFHESTGKDVLPALAQVAERQGKYLANLLNHVMKAGGGHANSEVEADPGPPFVYKHLGSMATVGRYKALVDLRQSKESRGISLAGFVSFFIWRSAYLTRVVSWRNRFYVAINWLTTLLFGRDISRI; from the exons ATGCGCTCGTTAAAGTCGTCTCACTTCTCGCTGTGGCTATCACGCTCCACACCTCTCGCGCCAGCCATGGCCGCCTCCTCCCTGCTCCGCTCGCTCAcccggcacgcgcgcggcgctTCCGCTTACCGCCACCTGCCTTGGTCGCCCTTCTCCACCAccactgcggcggcggcgggcgcgcgggatGAGGCGAGGAAGGGGTTCCCTGGGCTGGGGCCGACGGCGAAGGGGGAGAAGGCGCGGGTGGTGGTGCTGGGGACCGGGTGGGCGGGGTCGCGGCTCATGAAGGACCTCGACACCAGCGGCTACGACGTCGTCTGCGTCGCCCCGCGCAACCACATGGTGTTCACGCCGCTGCTGGCCTCCACCTGCGTCGGCACGCTCGAGTTCCGCTCCGTCGCCGAGCCGCTCGCGCGCATCCAGCCCGCCGTGTCCAAGTCGCCGGGCTCCTACTTCTTCCTCGCCCGCTGCACCGGCGTCGACCCCGACGCCCACACG ATTGATTGCGAGACAGTTACAGACGGTGAGAAAGATACCTTGGAACCATGGAAATTTAAGGTTGCTTATGACAAGCTGGTTTTTGCAAGTGGAGCTGAGGCATCAACTTTTGGGATAAAGGGTGTCACCGAGCATGCTATCTTTCTTCGGGAAGTTCACCATGCTCAAGAGATTCGCAGAAGGCTCCTTCTTAATCTGATGTTGTCTGATGTACCTG GACTTTCCGAGGAAGAAAAGCGCAGACTATTGCACTGTGTTGTTGTTGGAGGTGGTCCGACAGGGGTGGAATTTAGTGGTGAACTTAGTGATTTCATCATGCGAGATGTTAAACAACGTTATTCACACGTGAAGGATTATATCCATGTGACCCTGATTGAG GCAAATGAAATATTGTCATCATTTGATGTTCGCCTCAGGCAATATGCTACAAACCAATTAATTAAG TCAGGTGTTAGGCTTGTGCAAGGAATTGTTAAGGATGTACAACCTAACAAATTAATCCTTGACAATGGAGAGGAGGTTCCTTATGGTTTGTTAGTATGGTCTACCGGAGTTGGTGCTTCACCATTTGTTAAGTCGTTGCCATTTCCTAAGTCACCTGGTGGAAG GATTGGTGTAGATGAGTGGTTACGAGTTCCTTCTGTTCGGGATGTGTATGCTATTGGTGACTGCAGTGGATTTCATGAAAGCACTGGCAAGGATGTTCTCCCAGCTCTAGCCCAG GTTGCAGAACGACAAGGTAAGTACCTTGCCAACCTGCTCAACCATGTCATGAAAGCTGGAGGAGGGCATGCAAACTCTGAGGTCGAAGCCGATCCTGGGCCACCCTTTGTGTACAAGCATCTAGGCAGCATGGCAACTGTTGGAAGATACAAAGCTCTAGTCGATCTGAGGCAAAGCAAG GAGTCGAGAGGGATATCTCTTGCAGGATTTGTGAGCTTTTTTATCTGGCGCTCCGCCTACTTAACTCGTGTTGTTAGTTGGAGGAATAGGTTCTATGTGGCTATCAATTGGCTGACCACGTTATTGTTTGGCCGGGACATAAGCCGTATCTAA
- the LOC101757200 gene encoding uncharacterized protein LOC101757200, which translates to MAASASTSLFSPCALTAKLGLGRASYGPGRRASVRRRGRLSVVAVQTGPQKPSPSSSRAAAAEDEADALQKLLKREYKYGFVSDFESFSIPKGLSEATVRRISELKAEPAWMLDFRLAAYRRFLTMVEPTWSDNEYAPVDLQSLCYYSAPKTKPKLNSLDEVDPELLKTFDRLGIPLTEQKRLTNVAVDAVIDSTSIATTHREALMAKGVIFCSISEAIREYPDLVKRYLGSIVPPGDNYYAALNSAVFSDGSFCYVPKDTVCPMEISTYFRINDKETGQFERTLIVADERSTVSYLEGCTAPAYDSNQLHAAVVELVCEEGAEIKYSTVQNWYSGDEEGKGGIYNFVTKRGRCKGRGSKISWTQVETGSAITWKYPSVELVGDDTVGEFYSVALTKDCQQADTGTKMIHKGKNSRSRIISKGISAGKSRNCYRGLVQMNAGAENAYNSSQCDSLLIGDNAAANTYPTIQVGCTSGRVEHEASTSKIGEDQLFYFQQRGVDHEKAVAAMIGGFCRAVFEHLPYEFAQEVDALMNLKLEGSVG; encoded by the exons atggccgcctccgcctccacctccctctTCTCGCCGTGCGCCCTCACCGCCAAGCTCGGGTTGGGACGCGCATCGTACGGCCCGgggcgccgcgccagcgtgcgccggcgcggccgcctcTCGGTGGTGGCCGTGCAGACGGGCCCGCAGAAGCCGTCCCCGTCGTCGTCccgggccgccgcggcggaggacgaGGCGGACGCGCTGCAGAAGCTGCTGAAGCGGGAGTACAAGTACGGGTTCGTCTCCGACTTCGAGTCCTTCTCCATCCCCAAGGGCCTCTCGGAGGCCACCGTCCGCCGCATCTCCGAGCTCAAGGCGGAGCCCGCGTGGATGCTCGACTTCCGCCTCGCCGCCTACCGCCGATTCCTCACCATGGTCGAGCCCACCTGGAGCGACAACGAGTACGCGCCCGTCGACCTGCAATCCCTCTGCTACTACTCCGCGCCCAAGACCAAGCCCAAGCTCAACAGCCTCGACGAGGTCGACCCGGAGCTGCTCAAGACCTTCGACCGCCTCGGCATCCCGCTCACCGAGCAGAAGCGCCTCACCAacgtcgccgtcgacgccgtCATCGACTCCACCTCCATCGCTACCACCCACCGCGAGGCGCTCATGGCCAAGGGCGTCATCTTCTGCTCCATCTCAGAGGCCATCCGCGAGTACCCCGACCTGGTTAAACGCTACCTCGGCAGCATCGTTCCCCCCGGCGACAACTACTATGCCGCCCTCAATTCTGCGGTGTTCAGCGACGGGTCCTTCTGCTACGTGCCCAAGGACACGGTCTGCCCCATGGAAATCTCGACCTACTTCAGGATCAACGACAAGGAGACCGGGCAGTTTGAGAGGACTCTGATCGTAGCCGATGAGAGGAGCACAGTTAGCTATTTGGAAGGCTGTACTGCACCGGCATATGACTCAAATCAGCTCCATGCTGCAGTTGTGGAGCTTGTGTGTGAGGAGGGGGCAGAGATTAAGTACTCCACGGTGCAGAATTGGTACTCTGGTGATGAGGAGGGGAAAGGAGGCATTTATAATTTTGTGACGAAGAGGGGACGGTGCAAGGGGCGGGGTTCGAAGATCTCATGGACACAGGTTGAGACGGGTTCCGCTATCACATGGAAGTACCCAAGTGTGGAGCTTGTTGGGGATGACACTGTTGGCGAGTTCTACTCTGTTGCGCTTACAAAGGATTGCCAACAAGCAGACACAGGGACGAAAATGATCCATAAGGGTAAGAATTCACGCAGCCGGATTATATCCAAGGGCATCTCTGCAGGGAAATCAAGAAATTGCTACCGTGGCCTGGTCCAGATGAACGCTGGTGCAGAGAATGCTTATAATTCTTCACAGTGTGATTCATTGCTGATTGGTGATAATGCTGCTGCAAATACCTATCCCACCATTCAG GTTGGTTGCACTAGTGGCCGTGTTGAGCATGAGGCAAGCACTTCCAAAATCGGAGAGGACCAGCTGTTTTATTTCCAGCAAAGAGGGGTAGATCACGAAAAGGCTGTTGCTGCCATGATTGGTGGATTCTGCCGAGCTGTTTTTGAGCATCTTCCCTACGAGTTCGCGCAGGAGGTGGACGCACTCATGAACCTGAAACTCGAGGGATCGGTTGGCTAA
- the LOC101757988 gene encoding uncharacterized protein LOC101757988, translated as MDADEAAGSSRRMDLNLYLGLPRAPRPRRSDLGSDLALSTPMPSSPSSSAASVDAPPPPPEALHPPYSPSRADLSPPPPEVYSPYNPEDSPVPDPHLYMPPPEPLVPGLQSMPPPEPLISGLRDELGYAFQPPPPPPPPPLVRASELLGWEDRPSSSTASSSFFPDTAVRYRRLLEQTGSRWLRPRRFRSDLPPLSSEARPSGMDAAMQVPQHEPAADTAAVNKVAANGSELGASEESTEERGKTAATFECNICFEMASEPVVTSCGHLFCWPCLYQWLNVYSNHKECPVCKGEVTESNITPIYGRGNSDGEKAVDDGKPQGPTIPPRPHGNRLESFRQQFHHMRPISRRLGEAHGILSSWRRLLDQQIMNSVSRFEGPSESAAQEINDSAQRATRLSRIALATRMRAMQMQREAESRPDGSSTASDTGLMENNVSESSRRGSTPRVSDRFELLEHLAYIGIANTERLASAMSDLRRMASPSQYGGSASSSNPRNNEPAVDGINVAGAPSADQASNSSTVAVIHGDAGISESAGEPSNAGSSRSLQRRGRSNALGSLDVDGGGSQRNKRRRMN; from the coding sequence ATGGACGCCGATGAGGCCGCggggagcagcaggaggatgGATCTGAACCTTTACCTCGGTCTCCcccgcgccccgcgcccgcgccgctctGACCTCGGCTCCGACCTCGCCCTCAGCACCCCGATGCCCTCCTCTCCGTCGTCCTCCGCCGcgtccgtcgacgcgccgccgccgccgccggaggcccTGCACCCGCCATACTCCCCCTCGCGCGCTGAcctctcccctccgccgccggaggtGTACTCCCCCTACAACCCCGAGGACTCGCCTGTTCCGGACCCGCATCTGTACATGCCGCCTCCGGAACCGCTCGTCCCCGGGCTTCAAAGCATGCCGCCTCCGGAGCCGCTCATCTCCGGGCTCCGAGACGAACTTGGGTACGCtttccagccgccgccgccgccgccgccgccgccgctggtacGGGCCAGCGAACTGCTGGGATGGGAGGACCGGCCTTCTTCGTCAACGGCCTCCTCATCTTTCTTCCCGGACACTGCCGTCCGGTACAGGCGGCTGCTCGAGCAAACTGGAAGCCGGTGGCTTCGCCCCAGGCGGTTCAGGTCTGACCTTCCACCCCTCAGCTCCGAGGCTCGCCCCTCTGGGATGGACGCCGCCATGCAGGTGCCCCAGCATGAGCCTGCAGCTGATACTGCTGCAGTAAATAAGGTAGCTGCCAATGGCTCAGAATTAGGTGCTTCAGAAGAATCCACTGAGGAGCGCGGCAAGACTGCTGCCACATTCGAGTGTAACATATGCTTTGAGATGGCAAGTGAGCCTGTAGTCACTTCCTGTGGTCATCTCTTCTGCTGGCCGTGCTTGTATCAGTGGCTGAATGTTTATTCCAACCACAAGGAATGCCCAGTCTGCAAAGGCGAGGTTACAGAGTCAAATATTACTCCTATATATGGTAGAGGGAATTCAGATGGAGAGAAGGCTGTTGATGATGGAAAGCCACAAGGTCCTACAATCCCGCCGAGGCCACATGGAAATCGCCTTGAAAGCTTCAGGCAACAATTCCACCATATGCGGCCAATCTCAAGAAGGCTTGGTGAGGCGCATGGGATACTGTCATCGTGGAGGCGCCTTCTGGATCAGCAGATTATGAATAGCGTGAGTAGGTTTGAAGGGCCATCTGAATCAGCTGCGCAGGAAATAAATGACAGTGCTCAACGTGCTACTCGCCTGAGCAGAATTGCACTGGCCACAAGGATGAGAGCAATGCAGATGCAGAGAGAAGCTGAGAGCCGCCCTGATGGTTCTTCCACTGCCTCTGATACTGGTTTGATGGAAAACAATGTATCAGAATCATCGAGACGTGGCTCAACACCACGTGTATCAGACAGATTTGAGTTGCTGGAGCACCTTGCCTATATTGGCATTGCAAACACAGAAAGACTGGCCAGTGCCATGAGTGACCTTAGAAGAATGGCTTCACCAAGCCAATATGGAGGATCTGCTTCTTCatcaaatcctagaaataaTGAGCCAGCAGTTGATGGAATTAATGTTGCTGGAGCACCTTCTGCAGACCAAGCATCTAATTCGAGCACTGTTGCAGTGATACATGGGGATGCTGGTATCTCAGAGAGTGCAGGAGAGCCTAGCAATGCGGGCTCTTCGAGATCCCTGCAGAGAAGGGGGAGGAGCAATGCATTAGGGTCATTGGATGTGGATGGTGGGGGCTCCCAACGGAACAAGAGGCGCAGAATGAACTGA